A part of Drosophila subpulchrella strain 33 F10 #4 breed RU33 unplaced genomic scaffold, RU_Dsub_v1.1 Primary Assembly Seq18, whole genome shotgun sequence genomic DNA contains:
- the LOC119559166 gene encoding protein transport protein SEC31-like yields MSTPHSHVASYEAVKRISRPEQRPVAPTAAPTAPDTWSPATQRASPGARNERPRALSSVQRPSGGVSAPPAAPTHVPTRSTHSAATAPSAASPALSAAQTQQRPAPCSATHVAIRCPQSGHLALHSVHRASRPTNAYHWRQRPIGRAISSAPHAIHRSVHCVFTSACRQHPPRHQQRPTSGYHRAPSSRAIAVPTERLPRPQQRSAPISSAHRSALVPNRRPQQRQPSANHRAPSGAPISRALSSANRAGYVVTSHATSATRSAQRAATAPSATSIAPPAAPSTGQRERQPQPHRSATAARQQHLPCARRITPLVAPSAQTRQ; encoded by the exons ATGTCCA CGCCACATAGCCACGTGGCCTCCTACGAAGCCGTCAAGCGCATATCACGCCCCGAGCAGCGCCCAGTCGCGCCCACAGCAGCGCCAACCGCACCGGACACGTGGTCACCAGCCACACAACGAGCGTCACCAGGAGCGCGCAACGAGCGGCCCCGCGCCCTCAGCAGCGTTCAGCGCCCATCGGGCGGCGTCAGTGCACCACCAGCGGCACCCACCCACGTGCCCACCAGGAGCACGCACAGCGCGGCCACCGCGCCCTCAGCAGCGTCACCCGCGTTATCAGCAGCGCAGACCCAGCAGCGTCCCGCGCCGTGCAGTGCCACCCACGTGGCCATCAGGTGCCCACAGAGCGGCCACCTCGCCCTCCACAGCGTCCACCGCGCCTCGCGCCCAACGAACGCCTACCATTGGCGTCAGCGCCCCATCGGCCGCGCTATCAGCAGCGCCCCCCACGCGATCCACAGGAGCGTCCACTGCGTCTTCACTAGCGCCTGCCGACAGCACCCACCGCGCCACCAGCAGCGCCCTACGAGCGGCTACCACCGAGCGCCATCAAGCAGGGCAATAGCAGTGCCAACCGAGCGGCTTCCGCGCCCTCAGCAGCGTTCAGCGCCCATCAGCAGCGCCCATCGATCGGCGTTAGTGCCCAACAGGCGCCCTCAGCAGCGCCAACCGAGCGCCAATCACCGAGCGCCATCAGGAGCGCCAATCAGCCGCGCCCTCAGCAGCGCCAACCGCGCCGGATACGTGGTCACTAGCCACGCTACGAGCGCCACCAGGAGCGCGCAACGAGCGGCCACCGCGCCCTCAGCAACGTCCATCGCGCCGCCAGCAGCGCCGTCCACGGGGCAACGGGAGCGCCAGCCGCAACCACATCGGTCAGCCACTGCCGCACGTCAGCAGCACCTGCCGTGCGCCCGCCGCATCACGCCCCTGGTAGCGCCCAGCGCCCAGACACGCCAATAG